The Coregonus clupeaformis isolate EN_2021a chromosome 8, ASM2061545v1, whole genome shotgun sequence genome has a segment encoding these proteins:
- the LOC121571905 gene encoding glucocorticoid-induced transcript 1 protein-like isoform X3, which translates to MSTVSSATNSTQQQQQRVKRSGDGGGSPTISPAGCSNGNTTTIRLQPIRATVPYQLLRGGQHSPTRSCSSSFTVASNTGPTSTSPFNSPSSPTQLLLANPGGNGSVEGRLVARQIRSPPDSRSSPERCPNSPVFKERSKPQQQVRNSGAIRRTSSLGTITGPYLTGHWPRDHHVHYPSFMKDKSTQTPGCWSEEAGERRSTHQRSASWGSADQLKEQIAKLRQQLRGSSKQQQGGRQSQCQRDKDSLSPLQGPINTINTTANQAQWSCMSKSSQMSNMTVPKPSITRVPSSMEGINHELEKVFIRDNNGEKEELKVLEVPDGRRAPFPPQQRSSSTRSVDTQTPSAPGRSSSSSSLSPCPSPACPPGSGSHGGSPYSTDDLLYDRDKDSGSSSPLPKFASSPKPNNSYMFKREPPEGCEKIKVFEEISSRQSASVPLFSCPDKNKVNFISTGSAFFPVRLTPGAQHLSVTSHPDDDPEAGPSSMMSAFCRVLPSQVHTSTSTDDAPTPEEAAPAMPTSPQQGETPETALQTDSLAIS; encoded by the exons ATGTCGACAGTATCATCAGCAACCAACTCAACCCAACAGCAGCAACAGCGGGTCAAGCGAAGCGGTGACGGCGGCGGCTCCCCAACCATCTCTCCAGCCGGCTGCAGCAACGGCAACACCACCACGATCCGGTTGCAGCCTATTCGTGCCACCGTGCCATACCAGCTCTTGCGTGGAGGTCAGCACAGCCCAACCCgctcctgctcctcttccttcacAGTCGCGAGCAATACAGGACCGACATCGACGTCCCCTTTCAACAGTCCCTCCAGCCCGACGCAGCTGCTGCTCGCGAACCCGGGTGGAAACGGCTCGGTGGAGGGCAGGCTGGTCGCAAGGCAGATACGCTCGCCGCCGGACAGCAGGAGTTCACCTGAGCGATGTCCGAACTCGCCTGTTTTCAAAG aGAGGTCCAAGCCCCAGCAGCAGGTGCGTAACTCGGGAGCCATCCGGCGGACTTCTTCCCTGGGTACCATCACCGGCCCCTACCTCACCGGCCATTGGCCTCGCGACCACCATGTGCACTACCCCTCGTTCATGAAAGATAAATCCACTCAG ACACCTGGATGTTGGAGTGAAgaagcaggagagaggaggagcacaCATCAGCGCTCGGCGTCTTGGGGCAGCGCCGACCAGCTCAAAGAG cAGATAGCCAAGCTCAGGCAGCAGCTGCGTGGCAGCAGTAAGCAGCAGCAGGGAGGTCGTCAGTCTCAGTGTCAAAGAGACAAAGACAGCCTGTCCCCTTTACAGGGACCTATCAACACCATCAACACCACGGCCAACCAAGCACAG TGGTCCTGCATGTCTAAGTCATCTCAGATGTCCAACATGACGGTACCCAAGCCCTCCATCACCAGAGTGCCCAGCAGCATGGAGGGAATCAACCACGAGCTGGAGAAGGTCTTCATCAGAGACAACAACGGAGAGAAGGAAGAGCTCAAG GTGTTGGAGGTACCAGACGGACGGCGAGCCCCCTTTCCCCCCCAGCAGCGTAGCAGTAGTACCCGTAGCGTGGACACACAGACCCCCTCTGCCCCCGGCCGCTCCAGCAGTAGTTCcagcctgtccccctgtccctctcccgcCTGCCCCCCGGGGTCCGGCTCACACGGGGGGAGCCCTTACTCCACCGACGATCTGCTCTACGACAGGGATAAAG aCAGTGGCAGTAGCTCTCCGCTGCCTAAGTTTGCCTCGTCTCCTAAACCCAACAACAGCTACATGTTCAAGAGAGAACCCCCAGAGGGCTGTGAGAAGATCAAGGTGTTTGAGGAAATTAG CTCCAGGCAGTCAGCGTCCGTCCCTCTCTTCTCCTGCCCCGACAAGAACAAGGTCAACTTCATCTCCACCGGCTCCGCCTTCTTCCCCGTCAGACTGACCCCCGGTGCCCAGCACCTCTCTGTGACCTCTCACCCCGACGACGACCCCGAGGCCGGCCCCAGCTCAATGATGTCAGCATTCTGCCGCGTCCTCCCCTCTCAGGTCCACACCTCCACCAGCACAGATGATGCTCCCACCCCTGAGGAGGCTGCCCCTGCAATGCCCACCTCCCCCCAGCAGGGGGAGACACCAGAGACTGCCCTCCAGACAGACAGCCTGGCCATCAGCTAG
- the LOC121571905 gene encoding glucocorticoid-induced transcript 1 protein-like isoform X2: MSTVSSATNSTQQQQQRVKRSGDGGGSPTISPAGCSNGNTTTIRLQPIRATVPYQLLRGGQHSPTRSCSSSFTVASNTGPTSTSPFNSPSSPTQLLLANPGGNGSVEGRLVARQIRSPPDSRSSPERCPNSPVFKVERSKPQQQVRNSGAIRRTSSLGTITGPYLTGHWPRDHHVHYPSFMKDKSTQTPGCWSEEAGERRSTHQRSASWGSADQLKEIAKLRQQLRGSSKQQQGGRQSQCQRDKDSLSPLQGPINTINTTANQAQWSCMSKSSQMSNMTVPKPSITRVPSSMEGINHELEKVFIRDNNGEKEELKVLEVPDGRRAPFPPQQRSSSTRSVDTQTPSAPGRSSSSSSLSPCPSPACPPGSGSHGGSPYSTDDLLYDRDKDSGSSSPLPKFASSPKPNNSYMFKREPPEGCEKIKVFEEISSRQSASVPLFSCPDKNKVNFISTGSAFFPVRLTPGAQHLSVTSHPDDDPEAGPSSMMSAFCRVLPSQVHTSTSTDDAPTPEEAAPAMPTSPQQGETPETALQTDSLAIS, encoded by the exons ATGTCGACAGTATCATCAGCAACCAACTCAACCCAACAGCAGCAACAGCGGGTCAAGCGAAGCGGTGACGGCGGCGGCTCCCCAACCATCTCTCCAGCCGGCTGCAGCAACGGCAACACCACCACGATCCGGTTGCAGCCTATTCGTGCCACCGTGCCATACCAGCTCTTGCGTGGAGGTCAGCACAGCCCAACCCgctcctgctcctcttccttcacAGTCGCGAGCAATACAGGACCGACATCGACGTCCCCTTTCAACAGTCCCTCCAGCCCGACGCAGCTGCTGCTCGCGAACCCGGGTGGAAACGGCTCGGTGGAGGGCAGGCTGGTCGCAAGGCAGATACGCTCGCCGCCGGACAGCAGGAGTTCACCTGAGCGATGTCCGAACTCGCCTGTTTTCAAAG tagaGAGGTCCAAGCCCCAGCAGCAGGTGCGTAACTCGGGAGCCATCCGGCGGACTTCTTCCCTGGGTACCATCACCGGCCCCTACCTCACCGGCCATTGGCCTCGCGACCACCATGTGCACTACCCCTCGTTCATGAAAGATAAATCCACTCAG ACACCTGGATGTTGGAGTGAAgaagcaggagagaggaggagcacaCATCAGCGCTCGGCGTCTTGGGGCAGCGCCGACCAGCTCAAAGAG ATAGCCAAGCTCAGGCAGCAGCTGCGTGGCAGCAGTAAGCAGCAGCAGGGAGGTCGTCAGTCTCAGTGTCAAAGAGACAAAGACAGCCTGTCCCCTTTACAGGGACCTATCAACACCATCAACACCACGGCCAACCAAGCACAG TGGTCCTGCATGTCTAAGTCATCTCAGATGTCCAACATGACGGTACCCAAGCCCTCCATCACCAGAGTGCCCAGCAGCATGGAGGGAATCAACCACGAGCTGGAGAAGGTCTTCATCAGAGACAACAACGGAGAGAAGGAAGAGCTCAAG GTGTTGGAGGTACCAGACGGACGGCGAGCCCCCTTTCCCCCCCAGCAGCGTAGCAGTAGTACCCGTAGCGTGGACACACAGACCCCCTCTGCCCCCGGCCGCTCCAGCAGTAGTTCcagcctgtccccctgtccctctcccgcCTGCCCCCCGGGGTCCGGCTCACACGGGGGGAGCCCTTACTCCACCGACGATCTGCTCTACGACAGGGATAAAG aCAGTGGCAGTAGCTCTCCGCTGCCTAAGTTTGCCTCGTCTCCTAAACCCAACAACAGCTACATGTTCAAGAGAGAACCCCCAGAGGGCTGTGAGAAGATCAAGGTGTTTGAGGAAATTAG CTCCAGGCAGTCAGCGTCCGTCCCTCTCTTCTCCTGCCCCGACAAGAACAAGGTCAACTTCATCTCCACCGGCTCCGCCTTCTTCCCCGTCAGACTGACCCCCGGTGCCCAGCACCTCTCTGTGACCTCTCACCCCGACGACGACCCCGAGGCCGGCCCCAGCTCAATGATGTCAGCATTCTGCCGCGTCCTCCCCTCTCAGGTCCACACCTCCACCAGCACAGATGATGCTCCCACCCCTGAGGAGGCTGCCCCTGCAATGCCCACCTCCCCCCAGCAGGGGGAGACACCAGAGACTGCCCTCCAGACAGACAGCCTGGCCATCAGCTAG
- the LOC121571905 gene encoding glucocorticoid-induced transcript 1 protein-like isoform X1 — protein sequence MSTVSSATNSTQQQQQRVKRSGDGGGSPTISPAGCSNGNTTTIRLQPIRATVPYQLLRGGQHSPTRSCSSSFTVASNTGPTSTSPFNSPSSPTQLLLANPGGNGSVEGRLVARQIRSPPDSRSSPERCPNSPVFKVERSKPQQQVRNSGAIRRTSSLGTITGPYLTGHWPRDHHVHYPSFMKDKSTQTPGCWSEEAGERRSTHQRSASWGSADQLKEQIAKLRQQLRGSSKQQQGGRQSQCQRDKDSLSPLQGPINTINTTANQAQWSCMSKSSQMSNMTVPKPSITRVPSSMEGINHELEKVFIRDNNGEKEELKVLEVPDGRRAPFPPQQRSSSTRSVDTQTPSAPGRSSSSSSLSPCPSPACPPGSGSHGGSPYSTDDLLYDRDKDSGSSSPLPKFASSPKPNNSYMFKREPPEGCEKIKVFEEISSRQSASVPLFSCPDKNKVNFISTGSAFFPVRLTPGAQHLSVTSHPDDDPEAGPSSMMSAFCRVLPSQVHTSTSTDDAPTPEEAAPAMPTSPQQGETPETALQTDSLAIS from the exons ATGTCGACAGTATCATCAGCAACCAACTCAACCCAACAGCAGCAACAGCGGGTCAAGCGAAGCGGTGACGGCGGCGGCTCCCCAACCATCTCTCCAGCCGGCTGCAGCAACGGCAACACCACCACGATCCGGTTGCAGCCTATTCGTGCCACCGTGCCATACCAGCTCTTGCGTGGAGGTCAGCACAGCCCAACCCgctcctgctcctcttccttcacAGTCGCGAGCAATACAGGACCGACATCGACGTCCCCTTTCAACAGTCCCTCCAGCCCGACGCAGCTGCTGCTCGCGAACCCGGGTGGAAACGGCTCGGTGGAGGGCAGGCTGGTCGCAAGGCAGATACGCTCGCCGCCGGACAGCAGGAGTTCACCTGAGCGATGTCCGAACTCGCCTGTTTTCAAAG tagaGAGGTCCAAGCCCCAGCAGCAGGTGCGTAACTCGGGAGCCATCCGGCGGACTTCTTCCCTGGGTACCATCACCGGCCCCTACCTCACCGGCCATTGGCCTCGCGACCACCATGTGCACTACCCCTCGTTCATGAAAGATAAATCCACTCAG ACACCTGGATGTTGGAGTGAAgaagcaggagagaggaggagcacaCATCAGCGCTCGGCGTCTTGGGGCAGCGCCGACCAGCTCAAAGAG cAGATAGCCAAGCTCAGGCAGCAGCTGCGTGGCAGCAGTAAGCAGCAGCAGGGAGGTCGTCAGTCTCAGTGTCAAAGAGACAAAGACAGCCTGTCCCCTTTACAGGGACCTATCAACACCATCAACACCACGGCCAACCAAGCACAG TGGTCCTGCATGTCTAAGTCATCTCAGATGTCCAACATGACGGTACCCAAGCCCTCCATCACCAGAGTGCCCAGCAGCATGGAGGGAATCAACCACGAGCTGGAGAAGGTCTTCATCAGAGACAACAACGGAGAGAAGGAAGAGCTCAAG GTGTTGGAGGTACCAGACGGACGGCGAGCCCCCTTTCCCCCCCAGCAGCGTAGCAGTAGTACCCGTAGCGTGGACACACAGACCCCCTCTGCCCCCGGCCGCTCCAGCAGTAGTTCcagcctgtccccctgtccctctcccgcCTGCCCCCCGGGGTCCGGCTCACACGGGGGGAGCCCTTACTCCACCGACGATCTGCTCTACGACAGGGATAAAG aCAGTGGCAGTAGCTCTCCGCTGCCTAAGTTTGCCTCGTCTCCTAAACCCAACAACAGCTACATGTTCAAGAGAGAACCCCCAGAGGGCTGTGAGAAGATCAAGGTGTTTGAGGAAATTAG CTCCAGGCAGTCAGCGTCCGTCCCTCTCTTCTCCTGCCCCGACAAGAACAAGGTCAACTTCATCTCCACCGGCTCCGCCTTCTTCCCCGTCAGACTGACCCCCGGTGCCCAGCACCTCTCTGTGACCTCTCACCCCGACGACGACCCCGAGGCCGGCCCCAGCTCAATGATGTCAGCATTCTGCCGCGTCCTCCCCTCTCAGGTCCACACCTCCACCAGCACAGATGATGCTCCCACCCCTGAGGAGGCTGCCCCTGCAATGCCCACCTCCCCCCAGCAGGGGGAGACACCAGAGACTGCCCTCCAGACAGACAGCCTGGCCATCAGCTAG